A section of the Ictalurus punctatus breed USDA103 chromosome 8, Coco_2.0, whole genome shotgun sequence genome encodes:
- the wt1a gene encoding WT1 transcription factor a isoform X1 gives MGSDVRDLNTLLSPVPALPAGNGNCPLPVSSAPQWAPVLDFHTGAPYSSLGSHSFIKQEPTWGSTDPHEDPHCGLSAFTVHFSGQFTGTGACRYGAFGAPAPNQTPTSQSRMFSNGPYLSNCMDSQTGSRNQGYGAVSFDGATNYGHTPSHHSSQFPNHPFKHEDTIPQQSNMGEQQYPVPPPVYGCHTPSESCTGSQALLLRNPYNSSDNLYQMASQLECMAWNPVNPLASSIKSHTAGYENDPSTPMVYSCSTQYRIHTHGVFRGIQDVRRVPGIAPAIVRSETNEKRPFMCAYPGCNKRYFKLSHLQMHSRKHTGEKPYQCDFTDCGRRFSRSDQLKRHQRRHTGVKPFQCETCQRKFSRSDHLKTHTRTHTGKTSEKPFNCRWPNCQKKFARSDELVRHHNMHQRNLTKLQLAI, from the exons ATGGGCTCAGACGTACGCGACCTCAACACCCTCCTGTCTCCAGTTCCGGCCCTGCCAGCGGGGAATGGGAACTGCCCTCTGCCTGTTAGCAGTGCCCCTCAGTGGGCACCCGTGCTGGATTTCCATACTGGTGCCCCCTACAGTTCACTGGGCTCACACTCCTTCATCAAGCAAGAACCCACCTGGGGTTCCACAGACCCCCATGAGGACCCACACTGTGGCCTCAGCGCCTTCACCGTCCACTTCTCAGGACAGTTCACAGGTACTGGGGCATGCAGGTACGGTGCATTCGGAGCACCCGCTCCGAACCAGACTCCCACCAGCCAAAGTCGGATGTTCAGTAATGGCCCGTATCTGTCCAACTGCATGGACAGCCAGACTGGATCCAGGAACCAAG GTTACGGTGCAGTTTCCTTCGATGGAGCCACGAACTACGGACACACGCCGTCGCACCACTCCTCACAGTTCCCCAACCACCCCTTCAAGCACGAAGACACCATCCCACAGCAAAGCAACATGG GTGAGCAGCAGTATCCTGTTCCTCCACCTGTTTACGGCTGTCACACGCCATCAGAGAGTTGTACAGGAAGCCAAGCTCTGCTCCTGAGAAATCCTTACAACAG CAGTGACAATTTATACCAAATGGCATCCCAGTTGGAGTGCATGGCTTGGAACCCTGTCAACCCGCTGGCTTCCAGCATCAAGAG TCATACAGCAGGTTATGAGAATGACCCGAGCACGCCCATGGTGTACAGCTGCAGCACCCAGTACCGAATACACACCCATGGGGTCTTCAGAGGAATTCag GATGTCCGAAGGGTCCCCGGCATTGCTCCAGCCATCGTACGCTCAGAGACGAACGAGAAGCGGCCGTTCATGTGCGCATATCCGGGATGCAACAAGCGCTACTTCAAACTCTCTCACCTACAGATGCACAGTCGCAAACACACAG GTGAAAAGCCATACCAGTGTGACTTCACAGACTGTGGTCGGAGATTTTCTCGCTCAGACCAGCTGAAGAGACATCAGAGGAGACACACAG gTGTTAAACCTTTCCAGTGTGAGACATGTCAGAGAAAGTTCTCACGGTCAGACCATCTTAAGACCCACACCCGGACTCATACAGGTAAAACAA GTGAGAAGCCTTTTAACTGCAGGTGGCCAAACTGCCAGAAGAAGTTTGCCCGATCTGATGAGTTAGTCCGGCACCACAACATGCACCAGAGGAACCTGACCAAACTTCAGCTGGCCATCTAA
- the wt1a gene encoding WT1 transcription factor a isoform X2, which translates to MGSDVRDLNTLLSPVPALPAGNGNCPLPVSSAPQWAPVLDFHTGAPYSSLGSHSFIKQEPTWGSTDPHEDPHCGLSAFTVHFSGQFTGTGACRYGAFGAPAPNQTPTSQSRMFSNGPYLSNCMDSQTGSRNQGYGAVSFDGATNYGHTPSHHSSQFPNHPFKHEDTIPQQSNMGEQQYPVPPPVYGCHTPSESCTGSQALLLRNPYNSSDNLYQMASQLECMAWNPVNPLASSIKSHTAGYENDPSTPMVYSCSTQYRIHTHGVFRGIQDVRRVPGIAPAIVRSETNEKRPFMCAYPGCNKRYFKLSHLQMHSRKHTGEKPYQCDFTDCGRRFSRSDQLKRHQRRHTGVKPFQCETCQRKFSRSDHLKTHTRTHTGEKPFNCRWPNCQKKFARSDELVRHHNMHQRNLTKLQLAI; encoded by the exons ATGGGCTCAGACGTACGCGACCTCAACACCCTCCTGTCTCCAGTTCCGGCCCTGCCAGCGGGGAATGGGAACTGCCCTCTGCCTGTTAGCAGTGCCCCTCAGTGGGCACCCGTGCTGGATTTCCATACTGGTGCCCCCTACAGTTCACTGGGCTCACACTCCTTCATCAAGCAAGAACCCACCTGGGGTTCCACAGACCCCCATGAGGACCCACACTGTGGCCTCAGCGCCTTCACCGTCCACTTCTCAGGACAGTTCACAGGTACTGGGGCATGCAGGTACGGTGCATTCGGAGCACCCGCTCCGAACCAGACTCCCACCAGCCAAAGTCGGATGTTCAGTAATGGCCCGTATCTGTCCAACTGCATGGACAGCCAGACTGGATCCAGGAACCAAG GTTACGGTGCAGTTTCCTTCGATGGAGCCACGAACTACGGACACACGCCGTCGCACCACTCCTCACAGTTCCCCAACCACCCCTTCAAGCACGAAGACACCATCCCACAGCAAAGCAACATGG GTGAGCAGCAGTATCCTGTTCCTCCACCTGTTTACGGCTGTCACACGCCATCAGAGAGTTGTACAGGAAGCCAAGCTCTGCTCCTGAGAAATCCTTACAACAG CAGTGACAATTTATACCAAATGGCATCCCAGTTGGAGTGCATGGCTTGGAACCCTGTCAACCCGCTGGCTTCCAGCATCAAGAG TCATACAGCAGGTTATGAGAATGACCCGAGCACGCCCATGGTGTACAGCTGCAGCACCCAGTACCGAATACACACCCATGGGGTCTTCAGAGGAATTCag GATGTCCGAAGGGTCCCCGGCATTGCTCCAGCCATCGTACGCTCAGAGACGAACGAGAAGCGGCCGTTCATGTGCGCATATCCGGGATGCAACAAGCGCTACTTCAAACTCTCTCACCTACAGATGCACAGTCGCAAACACACAG GTGAAAAGCCATACCAGTGTGACTTCACAGACTGTGGTCGGAGATTTTCTCGCTCAGACCAGCTGAAGAGACATCAGAGGAGACACACAG gTGTTAAACCTTTCCAGTGTGAGACATGTCAGAGAAAGTTCTCACGGTCAGACCATCTTAAGACCCACACCCGGACTCATACAG GTGAGAAGCCTTTTAACTGCAGGTGGCCAAACTGCCAGAAGAAGTTTGCCCGATCTGATGAGTTAGTCCGGCACCACAACATGCACCAGAGGAACCTGACCAAACTTCAGCTGGCCATCTAA